One window of Deltaproteobacteria bacterium genomic DNA carries:
- a CDS encoding methylated-DNA--[protein]-cysteine S-methyltransferase, with the protein MSRQSISKSSLTRDYERVEKAIRFIEGKTGGQPSLAEVAEHVGLSEYHFQRLFRRFSGVSPERFLQFLTAEYARGILLRSRTVLEAAIDAGLSGPGRLHDLMVSVHAMTPGEVKNFGGGSTIRYGVYDSPFGECLIAATERGVTRLTFIPPGEFDRKFADLTLRWPGATFREDRKGTRPLIMRIFSRNRREGEYPISLHLAGTNLQIRVWEALLHIPPGALVTYGDLAESAGFPGAARAVGTAVGQNPVAYLIPCHRVIRSTGAFGNYGGGPARKKAILGWEAARFGGSEDFRP; encoded by the coding sequence ATGAGCCGGCAATCGATTTCAAAGAGCTCCTTGACCAGGGATTACGAGAGAGTGGAAAAGGCGATACGCTTCATCGAGGGCAAAACCGGGGGCCAGCCCTCCCTCGCCGAGGTGGCAGAGCACGTGGGACTGAGCGAATACCATTTTCAGCGCCTCTTCAGGCGCTTTTCCGGCGTCAGCCCGGAGAGGTTTCTTCAATTTCTGACCGCTGAATATGCACGGGGAATCCTCTTGAGATCTCGAACCGTCCTCGAAGCGGCCATCGATGCGGGCCTGTCGGGGCCCGGACGCCTCCACGACCTCATGGTCAGCGTCCACGCCATGACGCCGGGTGAGGTGAAGAATTTCGGGGGGGGATCGACCATCCGATACGGAGTTTACGACAGCCCCTTCGGAGAATGCCTGATCGCCGCCACAGAGCGCGGGGTTACCAGGCTCACGTTCATTCCACCGGGAGAGTTTGACCGGAAGTTTGCCGATCTCACTCTGCGCTGGCCCGGGGCAACATTCCGGGAGGACCGCAAGGGTACCCGTCCCCTGATAATGAGGATTTTTTCCCGGAACCGGAGGGAGGGCGAATACCCGATAAGCCTCCACCTTGCGGGGACGAACCTCCAGATCCGGGTCTGGGAGGCACTGCTGCACATACCTCCCGGGGCCTTGGTCACGTATGGTGATCTCGCCGAAAGTGCCGGTTTCCCCGGGGCCGCCCGAGCCGTCGGCACGGCCGTGGGCCAGAACCCTGTCGCCTATCTCATCCCGTGCCACCGGGTTATCAGGTCGACCGGGGCCTTCGGCAACTACGGCGGGGGACCGGCGAGAAAGAAGGCGATCCTGGGATGGGAGGCAGCCCGGTTCGGCGGCAGCGAAGACTTTCGTCCCTGA
- a CDS encoding DUF4412 domain-containing protein, whose protein sequence is MKRVGGVFLPVLALVLLLAATSGAGVMLVDRSGSRTLISGGKFKEVSEEDAQTMIFDVNSGVLTIVDRERQAYSSGTVDEFCSEASGAIGAAMEGMSEEERAMVRQFMEMAKQKKPQAPPDVRVTGTGSGGEIAGLPTTKYRVEVNGALFEEIWLTDDEAILKEFRSLSKLADMTSKMAGCTLGEAGLDVSSSPYATPQFRELFTKGYPLKMRSYGEGSVSDQEEVVEVRKEAIPDSEFDPPGGYRKISFGEMLQQER, encoded by the coding sequence ATGAAGAGAGTAGGGGGAGTTTTCCTGCCGGTTCTCGCCCTTGTGCTGCTGTTGGCCGCCACCTCCGGGGCCGGCGTGATGCTGGTTGACCGGAGCGGAAGCAGGACCCTCATATCCGGGGGCAAGTTCAAGGAGGTCTCGGAGGAGGATGCGCAGACGATGATCTTCGATGTGAACAGCGGGGTGCTGACCATCGTCGATCGTGAGCGGCAGGCATACAGCAGCGGGACGGTCGACGAGTTCTGCAGCGAGGCCTCCGGGGCGATCGGGGCAGCCATGGAGGGGATGAGCGAAGAGGAACGGGCTATGGTGCGGCAGTTCATGGAGATGGCGAAGCAGAAGAAACCGCAGGCTCCTCCCGATGTGAGGGTGACCGGAACGGGAAGCGGCGGGGAGATTGCGGGGCTTCCCACGACGAAATACCGGGTCGAGGTCAACGGCGCGCTCTTCGAGGAGATCTGGCTCACCGACGACGAAGCGATCCTGAAAGAGTTCAGGAGCTTGAGCAAGCTTGCGGACATGACGTCGAAGATGGCCGGCTGCACCCTGGGAGAGGCGGGCCTGGACGTCTCGAGCTCTCCCTATGCCACCCCGCAGTTCAGGGAGCTCTTCACGAAAGGATATCCCCTCAAGATGCGCTCCTACGGGGAAGGCTCGGTGTCGGACCAGGAGGAGGTCGTGGAGGTCAGAAAGGAAGCCATCCCCGACTCCGAGTTCGATCCGCCCGGCGGGTACCGGAAGATCTCCTTCGGGGAGATGCTGCAGCAGGAAAGGTGA
- a CDS encoding 2-dehydropantoate 2-reductase, with protein sequence MKILIYGGGAVGLGVASCLIKSGQEVDVIARDHTASLLSGEGLTREGIFGTHHAGPGTFRACLSLDDLPGGAYDFVIVSTKAHDSEEAARDLSSHPRLLGASGNIVLFQNGWGGAQLFTAFFPAERVFNARVITGFIRPRKNRVVVTVHADAIRIGSLFADVPSGLDAFCEAMSAGGIPCSVAPSVGRDLWAKMLYNCALNALGAIFEVPYGVLGEFPHTREVMGRVVEEVFLVMQRTGNETHWDSATDYLDAFYGTLLPPTAEHESSMLQDIREGKKTEIDFLNGAVVSLGRDAGVDTPVNLVLWDMVKFLEARSASR encoded by the coding sequence GTGAAGATCCTGATCTACGGCGGCGGAGCGGTGGGGCTCGGCGTGGCGAGCTGCCTCATCAAGTCGGGCCAGGAGGTGGACGTCATCGCCCGTGATCACACCGCCTCGCTCCTTTCCGGGGAAGGGCTGACAAGAGAGGGGATCTTCGGCACCCACCATGCGGGGCCGGGAACCTTCCGCGCCTGTCTCTCCCTCGACGATCTTCCCGGGGGCGCCTACGACTTCGTCATCGTCAGCACGAAGGCCCACGATTCAGAGGAAGCGGCGCGGGACCTCTCCTCCCACCCCCGCCTGCTGGGAGCCAGCGGCAACATCGTCCTGTTCCAGAACGGCTGGGGAGGCGCCCAGCTGTTCACCGCCTTCTTCCCGGCCGAACGCGTCTTCAATGCCCGCGTGATCACCGGCTTTATCAGGCCCCGAAAGAACCGCGTGGTGGTGACCGTTCATGCCGACGCGATCCGCATCGGGAGCCTGTTCGCCGACGTGCCTTCCGGCCTGGATGCCTTCTGTGAGGCGATGTCCGCCGGGGGGATTCCCTGTTCCGTCGCCCCTTCTGTCGGCAGGGACCTGTGGGCAAAGATGCTCTACAACTGTGCCCTCAACGCGCTCGGGGCCATATTCGAGGTCCCCTACGGGGTGCTCGGCGAGTTTCCCCATACCCGGGAGGTCATGGGGAGGGTGGTGGAGGAGGTTTTCCTGGTCATGCAGCGCACGGGCAACGAAACCCACTGGGACTCTGCCACCGATTACCTGGACGCCTTCTACGGGACGCTGCTTCCGCCCACGGCCGAGCACGAGTCCTCGATGCTCCAGGACATCCGGGAGGGGAAAAAAACGGAGATAGATTTTTTGAACGGGGCCGTCGTTTCGCTGGGAAGAGATGCGGGCGTGGACACCCCCGTGAACCTGGTGCTGTGGGATATGGTGAAATTTTTGGAGGCGCGCTCCGCCTCCCGCTGA
- a CDS encoding HAMP domain-containing protein: MKDLKWHKSIGFKSVMSVGITAVLVNGLFGYLTLAIQGRHLNDTILRSATQMSETIEKSIKFDMLENRKENAYRIMRTIADQEGIDRVRIYSSEGKIIFSTDKREFGSMVDKKAEACYGCHTEEKPLEKLTTSDRNRIFTSPAGLRLLGIVNPLSNESECFSAACHFHPESQKVLGVIDITMSLEEIDKEIAITRNRVILSSALSIIVISTIIAIIFMRLIGRPVREIIKGPRRVAGGDLDYMIPIATDDEMGFIAQSFNRMTQNLKRANDEIHDWIRTLESKVEERTKELNEAQFQLIQSEKLAAIGKIAATVAHEINNPLSGIFTYVKLMQRKIVEGHVGDEDIEKFGGYLSSMSREIERTRSIVGDLLDFTRPKEPSRIETNINRVIDESVRLITNEIRISNIRLEKSLEHLPKIMVDPSQIQQVFVDTMVNSCQAMEEEGLLTIRSFYLAESDEVVVEIIDTGVGISPENLSKIFDPFFTTKTRGTGLGLSVVYGIVNRHGGKIEVESEVGRGTLVRIRLPVEAGEKR; the protein is encoded by the coding sequence ATGAAAGACTTGAAATGGCACAAAAGTATTGGATTTAAAAGTGTAATGTCTGTGGGAATCACCGCGGTCCTCGTCAACGGCCTGTTTGGATACCTGACCCTCGCCATTCAGGGGCGGCATTTAAACGATACCATCCTGCGATCGGCCACCCAGATGAGCGAGACCATAGAAAAATCCATCAAATTCGACATGCTCGAGAACAGGAAGGAGAATGCCTACCGCATAATGCGGACGATAGCCGACCAGGAAGGGATCGATCGCGTGAGAATATACAGCAGCGAGGGCAAGATCATCTTCTCCACCGACAAGAGAGAGTTCGGGTCGATGGTGGACAAGAAAGCCGAGGCGTGCTATGGCTGCCATACCGAGGAGAAGCCGCTGGAAAAGCTCACCACCTCAGATCGGAACCGAATCTTCACCTCCCCCGCAGGCTTGCGGCTTCTCGGCATCGTGAACCCCCTCTCCAACGAGAGTGAGTGTTTCTCCGCTGCCTGCCACTTCCACCCCGAGTCGCAGAAGGTTCTCGGCGTCATCGACATCACCATGTCCCTCGAGGAGATAGACAAGGAGATTGCCATAACCCGGAATCGGGTCATTTTGTCGAGTGCGCTTTCCATCATAGTCATATCGACGATCATCGCGATTATATTCATGCGCCTCATCGGCAGGCCCGTCCGGGAGATCATCAAGGGGCCAAGGAGGGTTGCCGGCGGAGACCTGGATTACATGATACCGATTGCCACGGACGACGAGATGGGGTTTATCGCACAATCCTTCAATCGCATGACCCAGAACCTGAAAAGGGCAAACGACGAAATCCACGACTGGATCAGGACCCTGGAGAGCAAGGTCGAGGAGAGGACGAAAGAGCTCAACGAGGCGCAGTTTCAGCTCATCCAGTCCGAAAAGTTAGCCGCCATCGGAAAGATCGCCGCCACCGTCGCCCACGAAATCAACAACCCCCTGAGCGGCATCTTCACCTACGTGAAGCTCATGCAGAGAAAGATTGTCGAGGGGCACGTGGGAGATGAGGACATCGAGAAATTTGGCGGGTACCTCTCGTCTATGAGCAGGGAGATCGAGCGAACCAGGTCCATCGTGGGGGACCTCCTCGACTTCACCCGGCCCAAGGAGCCGTCGAGAATAGAGACCAACATAAACAGGGTCATCGATGAGTCGGTCAGGCTCATCACGAACGAGATACGCATCAGCAACATCAGGCTGGAAAAGAGCCTGGAGCACCTTCCCAAAATCATGGTTGACCCCTCCCAGATCCAGCAGGTCTTCGTCGACACCATGGTCAACTCCTGCCAGGCTATGGAGGAAGAAGGGCTTCTCACGATACGCTCATTTTATCTTGCCGAGAGCGACGAGGTGGTCGTTGAGATCATCGACACCGGGGTGGGGATCTCACCGGAAAATCTGTCGAAGATATTCGATCCCTTCTTTACCACCAAGACCAGGGGAACGGGCCTGGGCCTCTCCGTCGTGTACGGGATCGTCAACCGGCACGGCGGGAAGATCGAAGTGGAGAGCGAGGTGGGCAGGGGGACGCTGGTGAGAATCCGGCTCCCGGTTGAAGCGGGAGAGAAACGATAG
- a CDS encoding archaemetzincin family Zn-dependent metalloprotease yields MGARAIYIRPIEAVDDDVVGWLRQDINRFLNLPVEVMEVMTASPDCFEEKRKQYNSTKILGELLREIPPDALKVLGLIDSDISIPILTFVFGEAQLGGQAAIVSLTRLRQEFYGMEPNRQIFLDRLRKESFHELGHTFGLYHCTEDACVMKLSSTIFDVDRKGSTFCRDCYLAMFSKMQEGG; encoded by the coding sequence ATAGGAGCCAGGGCTATCTACATCAGGCCCATAGAGGCTGTTGACGACGATGTTGTCGGCTGGTTGCGGCAGGATATTAACAGGTTTCTCAACCTGCCCGTGGAGGTGATGGAAGTGATGACCGCATCTCCGGACTGCTTCGAGGAAAAGAGGAAGCAGTATAATTCCACGAAGATCCTGGGTGAGCTGCTCCGGGAGATCCCACCCGATGCCCTGAAAGTTCTCGGGCTCATCGACAGCGACATTTCCATACCGATTCTCACCTTTGTTTTTGGCGAGGCCCAGCTTGGCGGTCAGGCAGCCATCGTCTCCCTGACCCGGCTCCGCCAGGAATTCTACGGCATGGAACCGAACCGGCAGATCTTTCTCGACCGTCTCCGCAAGGAGAGCTTCCATGAGCTCGGCCACACCTTCGGCCTCTACCACTGCACGGAGGATGCCTGCGTGATGAAGCTATCGAGCACGATCTTCGACGTCGACAGGAAGGGGAGCACGTTCTGCAGGGATTGTTACCTGGCGATGTTTTCAAAAATGCAGGAAGGAGGATAA
- a CDS encoding response regulator has translation MEKKVHIMIVDDEEIVRESLTSWLREDGYSVEAVESGFKALERLPSRDWTLLLIDLKMPGMDGIQLLDEVKKVRPDLMMVIMTAYATVDTAVKAIKKGAYDYLVKPFEPEDLSITVKKIIEHKSLIEENIYLRKELKKQYRLHDLISKNHRMMEIFELVRSVAKSNSTVLIQGDSGTGKELLARAIHAESHRRDGPFVSISCGALTESLLESELFGHEKGSFTGADAKKRGKLELAQGGTLFLDEIGDISLKLQMDLLRVLEQKEFRRIGGSDLIAIDARIVAATNRDLKKAIEDGSFRDDLYYRLNVISIQIPPLRERKEDIPLLVEHFVEKFNVELEKSMTGVSEGVMGMLMDYEWPGNARELRNVIERAIVVAKGKTIVESDINLPITPRGRVGRGRSLEDVEREHIRQVLLENRWNINRSAQILSIDRGTLYNKIKKFNLKRDTAGQVSH, from the coding sequence ATGGAAAAGAAGGTACATATCATGATCGTGGACGACGAGGAGATCGTGCGCGAATCTCTGACGAGCTGGCTCCGGGAGGACGGGTACAGCGTGGAGGCCGTGGAGAGCGGTTTCAAGGCACTCGAGCGGCTTCCATCACGGGACTGGACCCTCCTGCTCATTGACCTGAAGATGCCCGGGATGGACGGGATTCAGCTCTTGGATGAGGTGAAAAAGGTCCGGCCCGACCTGATGATGGTCATCATGACGGCGTATGCGACCGTCGACACGGCAGTGAAGGCGATAAAAAAGGGAGCCTATGACTATCTCGTGAAACCCTTCGAGCCGGAAGACCTGTCGATCACGGTGAAGAAGATAATCGAGCACAAGAGTCTCATCGAGGAGAACATCTACCTCCGCAAAGAGCTGAAGAAGCAGTACCGGCTGCACGACCTGATCAGCAAGAATCACCGGATGATGGAAATATTCGAGCTCGTCAGGTCCGTGGCGAAGAGCAACTCCACCGTTCTGATTCAGGGGGACAGCGGGACGGGGAAGGAACTCCTTGCCCGGGCGATTCACGCCGAGAGCCACAGGAGGGATGGGCCCTTCGTTTCCATTTCCTGCGGCGCACTGACCGAATCCCTTCTCGAGAGCGAGCTCTTCGGCCACGAGAAGGGCTCCTTTACCGGTGCCGATGCGAAAAAGAGAGGGAAGCTCGAGCTCGCGCAGGGGGGAACGCTTTTCCTGGATGAGATCGGCGACATAAGCCTGAAGTTACAGATGGATCTCCTGCGGGTCCTGGAGCAGAAGGAGTTTCGGAGGATCGGCGGATCGGACCTGATCGCCATCGACGCGCGCATCGTGGCCGCCACGAACAGGGATCTGAAAAAGGCAATCGAGGACGGGTCTTTCAGGGATGACCTCTATTACCGGCTGAATGTCATATCGATACAGATTCCCCCGCTCCGGGAGAGAAAGGAGGATATCCCCCTCCTGGTCGAGCACTTCGTGGAAAAATTCAACGTGGAGCTGGAAAAGAGCATGACGGGGGTGAGCGAGGGAGTCATGGGTATGCTCATGGACTATGAGTGGCCGGGAAACGCGAGAGAGCTGAGAAACGTGATCGAAAGGGCGATTGTCGTCGCGAAGGGAAAAACGATCGTTGAATCCGATATCAACCTCCCGATCACCCCCCGTGGCCGGGTGGGGCGGGGGCGGTCCCTCGAAGATGTGGAGCGGGAGCATATCAGGCAGGTGCTGCTCGAAAACAGGTGGAACATCAACAGGTCGGCACAGATCCTCAGCATCGACCGGGGAACCCTGTACAACAAGATCAAAAAATTCAACCTGAAAAGGGATACCGCCGGGCAGGTGAGCCACTGA
- a CDS encoding 4Fe-4S dicluster domain-containing protein has protein sequence MSVKRRDFLKIAGCAGMALLGVSDARARTKEPDPEFSAMLIDTTLCEGCRSCEEACNEKNSLPDPATPFDEGSVYDRKRDTSIGAYTVINRFPNPRDPGSPIYVRRQCMHCNQPACASACLVKGLEKTRQGPVIYNKERCMGCRYCMISCPFDIPKFEYDSPSPFIKKCTFCYDRQRQGKIPACAEACPTEATLFGTRRELVEVARKRIYRNPGKYVPHIYGEHEVGGTGWLYLSAIPFDQIGFRTDLGVRPYPELTSGFLYGVPLVFVLWPSMLLALNHFSRKKGERGDEGKD, from the coding sequence ATGAGCGTGAAGAGGAGAGATTTCCTGAAGATCGCCGGATGCGCGGGAATGGCACTGCTCGGCGTAAGTGATGCCCGTGCCAGAACAAAAGAACCGGATCCCGAGTTTTCCGCTATGCTCATTGACACGACGCTTTGTGAGGGCTGCCGCAGCTGCGAAGAGGCCTGCAACGAGAAGAACAGCCTCCCCGATCCGGCGACGCCGTTTGATGAGGGGAGCGTGTATGACAGGAAAAGGGATACATCCATCGGCGCCTACACGGTAATCAACCGGTTCCCGAACCCCCGGGATCCCGGCAGCCCCATATACGTGAGGAGGCAGTGCATGCACTGCAACCAGCCCGCCTGCGCGTCGGCGTGCCTTGTCAAGGGGCTCGAGAAAACGCGGCAGGGGCCGGTCATCTATAACAAGGAGCGGTGCATGGGCTGCAGGTACTGCATGATATCGTGCCCCTTCGACATACCGAAATTCGAGTATGACAGCCCGTCGCCCTTTATCAAGAAGTGCACCTTCTGTTACGACAGGCAGAGGCAGGGGAAGATTCCCGCATGTGCGGAGGCGTGCCCCACGGAGGCGACCCTCTTCGGGACCAGGAGGGAACTTGTGGAGGTTGCGAGAAAGCGCATATACAGGAATCCGGGGAAATACGTCCCCCACATATACGGTGAGCATGAAGTTGGGGGCACCGGCTGGCTCTACCTCTCTGCAATCCCCTTCGACCAGATCGGTTTCAGGACAGACCTGGGCGTGAGGCCCTACCCTGAGCTGACGTCGGGGTTTCTCTACGGGGTTCCCCTGGTTTTCGTGCTGTGGCCGTCCATGCTGCTTGCCTTGAACCACTTTTCGAGAAAGAAGGGGGAGAGAGGCGATGAAGGGAAAGACTGA
- a CDS encoding SDR family NAD(P)-dependent oxidoreductase has protein sequence MQASRRQRGWRTRRKGXLHAYPGRLPYTSAQSAKLALGDYLAWLLADKNITVLSLNPSAVHTERIQIGSGVFDKGSLARARIGRHVDAESLRKDTLDRTVTHSFVLPRDFARVALDMHRPEFRRTVGGQRIPMGGVTYEQPPGVIPSPAALRQYPNMIGKVALVTLHRPFGNDRSLFEESVLALARSGADIYLAGSIADDLESLARKVNGSGFDGTATACPTNIGNLAEVQELFDSLPRIDLLLHFSGSVDWKRSLAKIPYDEWTDAVEQFGFVPRLLSWQAEKRMDRDGIDGTIVLVGPDLSGVPSIRERDLVQVFQAMLRPAVATESMERAFMRKAHAEKTAPVTVSAINIGLVLPGRTDGRNKQADPRKTAASVLWLVEEAKRVSGAVILPDEQNSIAGLPGEPEEKVGTMAGRVAVVTGGIRNLGREISLRFAAERACVVAASRHPRTTGLTGEEAASAREALKAGEGVLAAMRSMGGRPAWIDTDISSPDQVHALIDETIRRFARIDSFVNNAGAGGSFSLIADVMRDHRENWDLVLRSNFLGPWYATSLLRPIMRKQEDGGAIVNVSTHYSDHPYLFRTIYTVSKIAIKALTLALKDSLAGEGIFIADVAPSLIAGPRMDWVMSNYAKTFAAQFESIPGLKPSDGAKLREQFILSFDRTEKPENREKAAASYLTAVRQSKLPRSTRAEMESWYGRIQEWFRSTVPDHPPTNGQVADAVLFGAKNAKFMEDRFISVSSLPPFLSFPPEQKGEERPIAGRSFLILQAGSPGIDGTAISPVGEAIAGKGGHVTQIVQSQKAPGQVTILRPKDTAGKARESQSFDSLTREIDLSDPRVIEPWLDNTLLGGPRIGGFILLTGRSATEGPILEFSLEDMEKFLGHLSTILSLFGESLRAVEEEGHLIVVVPPPSSEEGHLVRAAVRQMVRTALAEQHFLYPSKRVHISLLSAPEAGGEREFHGLVTDVLSGRAXXXEEGNRCFSIA, from the coding sequence TTGCAAGCCTCGAGGCGGCAAAGAGGATGGAGAACCAGAAGGAAGGGGGNNCTGCACGCCTACCCCGGAAGGCTCCCCTACACTTCGGCACAGTCGGCAAAGCTTGCCCTCGGAGATTACCTCGCGTGGCTCCTGGCAGACAAGAATATCACCGTACTCTCCCTCAACCCCTCCGCGGTCCACACCGAGCGCATACAGATCGGTTCAGGGGTCTTCGACAAGGGCTCCCTGGCCCGCGCAAGGATCGGGAGACACGTCGATGCTGAATCATTGCGGAAGGACACCCTTGACCGGACCGTGACCCACTCTTTCGTCCTCCCCCGGGATTTCGCCCGCGTTGCACTCGACATGCACCGCCCGGAGTTTCGAAGGACCGTCGGCGGCCAGCGGATACCCATGGGAGGCGTTACCTACGAGCAGCCTCCCGGCGTCATCCCCTCTCCCGCGGCGCTCAGGCAATATCCGAACATGATCGGAAAGGTTGCCCTGGTCACCCTCCACCGCCCATTCGGAAACGACAGGTCTCTCTTCGAGGAATCGGTTCTCGCCCTGGCCCGTTCGGGGGCTGACATATACCTTGCAGGAAGCATAGCGGATGATCTGGAAAGCCTCGCCCGGAAGGTAAACGGCTCCGGTTTCGACGGCACGGCCACCGCATGCCCCACGAACATCGGCAACCTGGCCGAGGTGCAGGAACTGTTCGACAGTCTTCCGCGGATAGACCTGCTCCTCCACTTCTCCGGAAGCGTGGACTGGAAGCGGTCGCTCGCGAAAATTCCCTACGACGAGTGGACAGACGCAGTGGAGCAGTTCGGTTTCGTTCCCCGCCTCCTGTCCTGGCAGGCGGAAAAGAGGATGGACAGGGACGGGATCGACGGCACGATCGTCCTGGTCGGGCCGGACCTCTCCGGCGTTCCCTCGATAAGAGAGCGCGACCTGGTCCAGGTGTTCCAGGCAATGCTCAGGCCGGCAGTAGCGACGGAATCGATGGAGCGTGCTTTCATGCGCAAGGCCCACGCGGAAAAGACGGCGCCCGTCACCGTGAGCGCCATCAACATCGGCCTGGTTCTTCCCGGGAGGACAGACGGACGGAACAAACAGGCCGATCCCCGAAAAACGGCCGCTTCTGTCCTGTGGCTCGTGGAGGAGGCGAAGCGGGTCTCCGGAGCTGTCATTCTCCCTGACGAGCAAAACAGCATCGCGGGGCTTCCCGGGGAGCCCGAGGAAAAAGTCGGGACCATGGCGGGCAGGGTGGCGGTGGTGACGGGAGGAATCCGCAACCTGGGCAGGGAAATTTCCCTCCGCTTCGCAGCGGAGAGGGCCTGCGTCGTCGCTGCGAGCCGCCATCCCAGGACCACGGGGCTGACCGGCGAGGAGGCAGCCAGCGCGAGAGAAGCCCTCAAGGCGGGAGAAGGCGTCCTTGCAGCCATGCGGTCCATGGGGGGAAGGCCGGCCTGGATCGACACCGATATATCTTCGCCGGATCAGGTTCACGCCCTCATAGATGAAACCATCAGGCGTTTCGCCCGAATAGACTCTTTCGTCAACAACGCCGGCGCGGGGGGCAGCTTTTCTCTCATCGCCGACGTCATGCGGGATCACCGGGAGAACTGGGATCTGGTCCTTCGGAGCAACTTCCTCGGCCCCTGGTATGCCACGTCCCTGCTCCGTCCCATCATGAGAAAGCAGGAGGACGGCGGGGCCATCGTCAACGTGTCGACCCATTACTCCGACCATCCCTACCTATTCCGGACCATCTACACGGTCTCGAAAATCGCCATCAAAGCCCTCACCCTGGCACTCAAAGACTCCCTGGCAGGCGAAGGGATCTTCATAGCCGATGTCGCCCCGAGCCTCATCGCGGGACCCCGGATGGACTGGGTGATGAGCAACTATGCGAAAACCTTCGCCGCCCAGTTCGAGTCCATCCCGGGACTCAAACCCTCGGACGGAGCGAAGCTCAGGGAGCAGTTCATCCTCTCCTTCGACCGGACCGAGAAGCCCGAAAATCGGGAAAAAGCAGCCGCCTCCTACCTCACCGCCGTGAGGCAGAGCAAGCTTCCCAGATCGACCCGGGCAGAGATGGAATCCTGGTACGGAAGGATACAGGAGTGGTTCCGGTCCACCGTTCCGGACCACCCCCCCACGAACGGGCAGGTTGCCGACGCCGTGCTGTTCGGGGCCAAAAACGCGAAGTTCATGGAGGACCGCTTTATCAGCGTCTCTTCTCTGCCGCCTTTCCTTTCCTTCCCGCCGGAGCAGAAGGGGGAAGAAAGGCCCATTGCGGGGAGGTCATTCCTCATTCTCCAGGCGGGTTCACCGGGTATCGACGGCACCGCCATTTCCCCGGTAGGAGAGGCCATAGCGGGTAAGGGCGGCCACGTCACCCAGATCGTACAGTCGCAAAAAGCCCCGGGCCAGGTAACCATCCTCAGGCCGAAAGACACAGCGGGAAAGGCCCGGGAAAGCCAGTCCTTCGACTCCCTCACCCGGGAGATAGACCTCTCAGACCCCAGGGTCATCGAGCCCTGGCTCGACAACACCCTTCTTGGAGGGCCCCGGATCGGCGGCTTCATCCTCTTGACCGGCAGGTCGGCCACAGAAGGTCCGATCCTCGAATTTTCCCTCGAGGACATGGAAAAATTCCTTGGCCACCTGAGCACGATACTGTCCCTGTTCGGCGAGTCCCTGCGAGCGGTCGAGGAGGAGGGCCATTTGATCGTCGTCGTCCCGCCTCCCTCCAGCGAGGAGGGGCACCTGGTCAGGGCCGCGGTCAGGCAGATGGTCCGCACCGCTCTTGCCGAGCAGCATTTCCTCTATCCGTCGAAAAGAGTCCACATCAGCCTGCTTTCTGCCCCCGAAGCCGGCGGAGAGCGGGAATTTCACGGTCTGGTTACGGACGTGCTATCGGGCAGGGCNNNNNNNNNNGAAGAGGGCAACAGATGCTTTTCGATTGCGTGA